The following DNA comes from Thermococcus piezophilus.
TCCGAGCATGTGCTATCGTTCCCTCAAGAGTTGCTGAAATGATACTGGTACCTTCCCGAGCTTCTCCCCAACGTATCTCGCAAGGTCGAAAACGTGGGGAACCTTGGAGATTATTCCAACGTCTGCCGTTGCAACAACCTCGAAGGCCTTGAGCTTGGAATCTGGGTTCTTCACAAGTTTTATCTCACCGGAAAGACCGGACTCGACCAGCTTTTCTTCCGTCAGCTTCCTGATCTCGCCACTCTTTGGGACGTTTTTTCCATAGAAGAACACTGCATCTCCAACTTTCAGCTCCTTCAGAACATTCGCTATTTCCCCGAGCAGGTTCGGGGTCCTTTCGCTAAGCCCGTACTTCCCCTGATATTTTAAATCTCTGACCAGACCGTCCTCGCAGAGTATTGCCTTTCCCTCGAGGAGCGATTCGAGGGTTATAAGGACGTTAAAGCCGTCAATTGCTAAAACATTCCCAGCGAGCTCTTCCGGGCGGAGGAGCTTTTCCTTGACTTCTAAAATCCATCCATTGGAAAAAACGCATCTAGCTAATAGATGCCTCTCGTCGAGCGTTAGCCTATAGTGGTTGGCCACGAAGTCCAAGGCGCTTTTCTTACGGTAGCCCCTGTTGAGGAGGTACTTGAGGTCGAAGTAGGCATCGGGAAGCATGGAGAAAGTTGGGATGAAGGTTAAATAACCTTCTCCATTACTTCCTCGCCGGCGTGTATCCTTATCCTCACCTTCCTGCCCAGCACCGAACTCTTGACCTTCTTCGTCAGTATCTCGTCCACTTGGAAGACTCCCGCGAGATGCTTCATGCGTATCTCAATTAATATCGGCTGCTCCTCATTTCCTTCCTTGATTTCGACGCTCTCTATAGCCAATGCTGAAACTGCGTGAATATCAACGCGGTCCTTCTTGTGGACCAGTCTGCTCCTTCCTGCCTCCATGTCGCAGCCGTCCGCTATTGTCACCAGGCTCCCCTCGATCGTCGTGCACGGAACGTGCTCGTCGTGGGTGTAGATGGCGTTGAGCGTTAGCGCCTTTAGGAGGAGCCAGTCGTCTTTCTCGAACTCCTTGGCGAGCCTGTCAATGATGGGCTCTGCAAGGAAGACGCTGAACTCATAGTGGTTTATTCTGTGTATCATGTTGCCCAGGTCGTGGAAGAGCGCGCCGAAGGCCACTATGAACTTGCTCCAGCGGAAGGACTTACCGAGCTTTTCGGCGGTCGTCTCGATGCCGAACTTCTTGATGATCCTGAGCAGCTCTAGAGCCCGCCTCGTTGTGAGGAGAACGTGGATCGGCCCGTGGTCGTTGAACTGGTAGATGTTCAGTACTATGTAGTTGGCTGTCTCGAAGTAGTAAATGTGTTCCCTGAATGCCCTTTCGTACATCTGGTAGAGTTCGTCGTCTTCCATTAGTTCCTTAATCTCTTTCAAAAGATCCTCTTCGGTGTACATATTTCCCACCCGAATGCATGGAGAAAAGGAAGTTTTAAGGGTTTTGAACGCCTAGGCAAAAAGAACTCTTTGAATGGTTGTGGAGCTTGGACAGAAAATAGCTCACTCCAGCATTCCCTCAAGCTCGAGTATCTTCTTCGAGCGGAGATAAACCACGGGAATGCCCCTCGCGCGGAGCCTCTTTTTCAGCCCCTTATCGTTGGTGCAGACCACAACGCGCTCGTTATTCAGTGCGAAGTCAAAAATCTGGTCGTCTATCATCCTTTCCCCAAAGCGGCCTATATCAACGGTCTCGAACCTCTCGACTAGCTTCTTCGCCATCCTGATGGCCATCAGATCCTTCCCGCGGGACTTTCTTTCGATGACGTCCAGCTCCTGAAGGACAACGTTTGGAATTACAATCCTGAACTTTATATCGAGAACCCTGTTCAGCTCGGATATTATGTCGACGCCGAACTGCCCTGGAACGAGGAGAAAGTTGGTGTCTGGAATAACGAGCCACTCGCGGCGCATGGAGACCACCAGAAGGAAAGAAAAGAGGGTCACTCCTTGATGAAGCCGTAGCCTATGAGTCTCCACCTGCTGCCGACTTGCCTGCTGATGGCAACCCTGTCGCCGACCTCGGCACAGATGGGTATCTGCAGCTTGAGCTCGACTTCGTCCTTTCCGAGGCCGGTAACGAGGCCCATCGTCCTTGCCGTGCCGACGTTGAGGAGCAGGACTTCCCTCCTCTTAATCGGCTCGACCTTAAGCTCCTCCTCGGTTCCTACTACCCTCTCGAGAAGATGAACCTCAAGCCTGAGCTCATCCCAGACCGGCGGGAGCTTACCCGGCTTTCCGACGACGTTTCCAGCCATGAGGTCACCCTTAGTGAGGAACGGGTCGAGCTTGGTTCCCACTCCAACGAGACCTCCAGGATAGGCTTCCTCGACGAATCTTCCTCCTGCCTGGAGGGATACGATTTCGGTGGTTATCGGCTCGTACTTGATCCTGCCGTGCTCCTCGTAGGGAACGCCCGGGCGGATCTCTATCTCGTCGCCGACCTTGAGCTTGCCCTGGACTATCGAACCGCCGATGACTCCACCGACGAGCTTCTCGGGCTTGGTTCCGGGCTTGTTGACGTCGAAGCTCCTCAGAACAAGCATCTTTGGAGGCTTGTTCGGATCGTGCTCGGGCGTTGGGATGAACTCCTCTATTGCAGCCAGGAGAACGTCAACGTTTGCTCCATGCAGGGCTGAAATAGGGATTATTGGAGCGTCTTCTGCCACAGTCCCCTTAACGAATTCTTTTATCTCGTGGTAGCGCTGTATGACCTTCTCCCTATCGACGAGCTCGATCTTGTTGAGGGCGATGACGATGTTCTTGTTGCCGACTATCTGGAGGGCCATGAGGTGCTCTCTCGTCTGAGGCATAACACCTTCGTTTGCCGCTATGACGAGAACGGCTCCGTCCATGAGGGAAGCTCCGGCGAGCATGGTCGTCATGAGTGCCTCGTGTCCAGGGGCATCGATGAAGGAAACCCTCCTCTCGAAGTCAGTTTCAGCGCCGCAGTACGGGCACACAGGGGAGTTTGAATACCTGCTGCAGCTCGGGCACTTCCTTATCTCGGCATCGGCAAAGCCTATCTTGATGGTGATTCCTCTCCTCAGCTCCTCGCTGTGGGTGTCTGTCCAGATTCCGGTTAAAGCCTTGGTGAGTGTCGTTTTACCGTGATCAACGTGACCAACCATTCCGATGTTGACCTCGGCCTGTCTAAACTCCTTCTTCTTTGCCATCTTCTCTCACCCCTAAATTTAGAGAGTTTGGGCATTTATTAAGGTTACCTCAGGGGAAGAACTCGAAGGACATGCTCCAAGGCAAGCAGAAAAGCAGTAAGTTGGGGAAAGGAGGAAGCTCAGAAGACGAGCTTCATGTTGATCTGAACGATCTCGGGGCTGATGGTGTTGCCCCTGACGGTCTTCTTCCTCCTCTCACCCTTCTCCTTAGGCCTGAAACCCGGTCCCCTGGAGACTAGGATCTTGACCCTCCTCGGACCATGGACATCGGGCCTCATGGGGAAGCCATCCTTGTCGGTTCCGCCGGTTATTTTGAGCTTGGCATCGGCCGGAATCTCCTCGCCGAATATCTCGGTGAGGTTGAGGCCAAGCTCCTTGGCGGAGAGTTCCTCTCCGATTCTCTTTCCAATGAGCTTCTCAGCCTCTTCGCCGCTTATCTCAACCTGCCTGGCGATACCGTTCTTTGGGTTCGATATGACGAGTTTAAAGGTCGCCATTTCCTCCCACCTCCTACGTCATTAGCGGGATTCATTGGGTAAACCCCTTATCCACCATGGGCTGAGGGCTACCATTTAAAAAAGTTTCTTCTTCCAAAAAATTGAGAGGGAGCAAAGCTCCTTACTTCTGGCTCGGACGATATACCCAGTTCCATAACCTAATCATATATTTAATGGTCGGCGGGTAACTCTGGATTACCTCCGTGATCTCCATGTTCTTTCTGAACGTCGGGGTTATGATCACCTCTTTAAGGATCTCCCTGCTGGGTGCTTTCCGGATTGTATAGGCACCTCCGTCGAAGTTGTATGCGGCTAGGAATTCAACCCCCTTGGGCAGTTCGGTTGAAGAAAAGAAGTCGGCAGCTTCCTTTGCGGCAACCGCACTCTCGTCTATTGACCATCTATGAGTTACATGGTATACGGACATTGGCACACCTCCACGTAATTCAATGAAATTTTAATGCATACCTGTCAGATGGGGCACCGTTGGGTGGGAAGAATCGCTGAGTTTCGTTGGTGCTTCAACTCGCGGCCTCACCCGGATAGAACCTGTTACTGGGGCCTTTAGCTTATGTTATATAAAGCTTTTGGCTGGTATGTCTAAATATATATCGCGAAAAATCTTTACATAACTAAGGTTAAATTGTGGGTGAGGGAATGGCCCACCATCAAAACTTTTTTATACCGTGCCGAACTTAGGGATTTCGTAAGAGGTGAGAGGGATGGCAAAAGAAAAGGCGACGCTACCACCCACTGGCGCCGGTCTCATGAGGTTCTTCGATGAGGATACCAAGGCAGTAAAGATAAGTCCAAGGGGCGTTATAGCCCTCACGCTGATACTCGTTGCTATGGAGTTGCTTCTTCACGCCTTTGGAACCCAGATCTTCGGTTAAATGAAGCTAGTTTTCTTTAATCCCCTTGCGTTCAGTTCCTCGTTTATTATCGTCCTCACGACTTCTTCGAGCTGGGTCTGGATGAGCTTGTCTACGTCATCCTTTATTTTGTCGATGTCATGCCTCAGTCCTTCCAGGAGCCGTATGTAGTCCTTCGCCATTTCGAGCTGGCCTTCCTGCCTAATTAACTGCTCCTTGAGGTGTTTGAAGTCCTCCTTCATGACATGGAGCTTCCTGAGCTCCCTCTGTAGCTCGTCGAGCTGTTTGGTTAATGCGTAGTTCTCCTCTTTGAGCTTCTTTATAAGCCTCTCCTTGGCTTCAAGCTCGCGCACAAGGGCATTGTACTCCTCAGCTATCTGGGTAAGCCTTTCTATCTCCCTCAAGGGGGGCACTTTACCGTTTCCGAGGATTATAACGTCCGGACCCACGTTGACAATGTCATCGGGTTTGATTTTCATTTTTTTCTCGTTGGAGAACATTCCTGGATGCTCGCCCTTTCCGAGGTTTTCCACGAGCTTCATCTTCAGGATAAAGTAGAACTGGTCGCCCTCAACCTCGACGTTGATGTCCGTCACGAATCCAAGTATCCTCCCCTCTGTGAGGGAAATCACGAACTTGTTAATGAGCTGATTGGCCTTGGCCTCGCTACCCTCTGCCATAAACACCACCGCGATTATTTGCCCCTTGGCGTACTTAACTTTTCCGCCAAGTCTTATAAAGTGAAAAACCTTCAACCCCATCCGGTGAGAGACATGATAATTTTCGTGGGGAGATCGAACGTTGGCAAGAGCACGCTCATCTTTCGCCTGACCGGAAAGCTGGTTAGGCGAGGCAAGCGGCCGGGGGTTACGAGAAAGCCTGTCGAGGTCAACTGGCGCAACAGAAGGGTCATCGATATGCCGGGCTTCGGATTCATGAGCGGCCTGCCGAAGGCCAGGCAGGAGAGGATAAAGGACGAGATAGTCCACTTCATAGAAGACAACGCCGACGAAATAGAGCTCGCGGTTCTCGTCATAGACGGCAAGAGCGCGCTGGAGATAATCGAGCGCTGGGAGAAGCGCGGTGAGATACCGATTGACGTCGAGTTCTTCCAGTTCCTCCGAGAACTGGGTATACCTACCATCGTCGCTGTGAACAAAATAGACAAGGTCAAGAACCTTCAGGCCACTATGAACCGTCTCGTGGAGAAGTTCGGGCTGAGCGGCACGTGGAACGACCACAGAGAAACCTTCGTGCCGATATCCGCCAAGTTCGGGAAGAACCTCGAGGAACTGAGGAGGCTCATGGAGAAGAAGCTCCAGGAAGGTAAGAAGAAGGAAAAAGAGCCTTCAGAGGACTTCGAGAACGATATGGGTGATGGTCTCCTTGACGCCGTCGAGTGAGGCTATCTCCTCGAGTATCTCGTCGAGTCTGGTCTTGTCTGCCTCGATTATGAGGTCTATATCCCCGGTAACCCTGTAAATCTTCTTTATCCTGAGCTTCTTTATCTCCTCGTAAACGTGCTTTCTCTTAGTTGGCTCGATTCTAACAAAGACAAAGACGTCACCTTTCCTCTCTCCGAGGAGGTCGAGGGCCTTGTCGGTGAGGTCGATGAAGCCCCTTCCCGTTCTTATGTAGCCGAGCTCTTTGAGAATCTTGAGGTGGTTGCTGAGAGCCTGCCTGGTTATTCCCAGCTCTCCGGCAAGTTCATCCTGGGTCTTTTCAACGGTATGGACCTCTATTGTCTTGCCTTCGTCATAGAACTTCCTGAGCAGTCTAATTTGTCTTGGGGTAAGGGTGGGTTTCTCTTCCATTTCCAAAACCTCCTTTGCAAGATTAGCGTTTATACCTTTTACGTCTTTTATTAAACCAACTAATTTCAAGGTCAATGTCAAATTTTCTTGGCTTCTACACTGATAGCTCCAAGCTTCTTTTATAAGTCTTTCCCAAGATTAACTTTTTAATCCCCGCCTCCAACCAACTCACATGAACAAAGCGACCTACACCGAAGACGTCCCGGAGGACAGGTTTGAACTCCTTGAGCGGATTGCCAGTGAGGATAAGCCGCTTAAGGTAATGCTCATCGGCGGAACCGACAGCGGAAAGACCACTCTGCTGACGTTTTTAGCAAATGGTCTTCTTGAACTGGGCTTTAGGGTCGCTGTAATCGATAGTGACGTTGGGCAGAAAGGAATTCTTCCTCCAGCAACCTTGAGCCTCGCCTTTCCGGAGGAGCGCTTCAAATCGCTGGGCGACCTGAGAGGGGTCGCTCACTACTTCATCGGAACCACTTCTCCCGGCCAGTACGCCGGAGAGATGGCGGTGGGTGTTAGGCGCCTTACCGATATAGCGATCAACGAAGCCGACGTCGTTCTCATAGATACCACCGGATTTGTAACCGGTCCGGGCCTCGAGATGAAGCGTCTTAAGGTCGAGCTGATAAAGCCCGAACTTACCCTTCTCTTGGAGCGGACGGACGAGCTGAGTCATCTGAGGAAGGTCCTTGCTCCTTACACGGAGATAATTGACCTCTCCGTGAGCCAGAAGGCAAGGGAACACTCGCAGGAAGAGCGTCGGGAAGTGAGGAAAGAGAAGTGGAAGACCTACTTTTCAAATGGAGAGCTCATCGAGGTGGATCTGAAGAAAATCGCCCCAACCGGGACGGAAATGTTCCTCGGCAGACCGCTGACGTCTGAGGAAAAGGATCTCCTCGCCGCCCTGTTCAAGTGGCTCGTGATTGCAGGCTGGAAAAATGAGCGCTACACCGTCGTTAAGGCCGATATGGAAAGCTTCCCAAGGCACTATAGCAAATCTGTAATCCACACTGTGGATTTTGAGAAGCTTAGCAACCTGCTCGTTGGCTTTATAGATGGAGACGGCCTGTGCCTCGGGGTTGGCATATTCAAGTGGGTAAACTTCAGCGAAATGAAAGCGCAAGTACTTACTCCGCTCACACCTGAGGAACTGGAGAAAGCCCTCGAGCTCAGGTTTGGGCGCATACGGGTGATTGAAACAGGCGAGGAACTTGGCCTCCTTCAGAGGAAGGAGCTGTAGCAAAGGTTTTTAAATTAAGAACCCAATAGAATTAGGTGGCCCTAATGGAGCTCAAGGCGTTCGTTGAGATAACGAGGCCCCACAACTGCGTCCTTGCTGGGATTGTGGGTCTTCTAGGCTCTATAGTGGCGGTGGGCCACTTCCCGGACCTTAAAACTAGCCTGCTTGTCTTCTTAGTGGTCACCCTCGGCTGTGCCGGTGGAAACACGATAAACGACTACTTTGACTACGAGATTGATAAAGTCAACCGACCAGATAGGCCCCTCCCGCGGGGGGCTATGGATAGAAAAACCGCCCTCTGGTACGCGATGCTCCTCTTCGCCGTCGGTATGGCCTTGGCTTACATGATAAACCGCTACGCCTTCATCCTCGCTGTCATAGCCTACGTTACGATGTGCCTCTACGCATGGAAGCTCAAGCCGCTCCCATTCATCGGGAACCTCGTGGTGGCTGGCCTTACGGGTGCGACGCCACTTTACGGTGCCGTCGCTGTTGAGCACTTCGGCCTGGCTGGCTATCTTGCCATCTGCGCCTTTCTCGTGAACGTCGCGAGGGAAGTCATCAAGGATATAGAGGACGTCGAGGGGGATTTGGTAAAGGGTGCTAAGACCCTGCCCATCATATGGGGAAAGAAAAAAGCCGCCTACGTCGGGTCGTTCTTTGCCCTGTTAACGGTCATTGCCTCATTCCTGCCTGTGAAAGCTGGTGTGGGTATTGGTTACTATGCCATGGTTCCTGTGGACGTGATTATACTCTACGCGGCCTATCTAATCCTGAAGAGCCAGGAGAGAGAGATGGCACGCAAATCACAGAAGTTGCTCAAGATGAGCATATTCCTTGCCGTTATGGCGTTCCTGATTGCTGCAATAGTTTAGGGGGTGAGTCTTGTGGAGTTTAGGGATGAGATAATCAAGAACCTTGAGGGAGAGGGCCTCTGGACGGTTATCACGTTCAAGACTCCCTACGGGCCAGGAGTTACGATGGAAAAGCTAAGCTCGGTCGTTGAGGATGCTGGATGGAAAGTAACATTCAAGGCCAACTGGTGGACTGCGGATATACCCTACGGCATCATCAGGATGGACCTCGAGAGGGAAGGAAAGGAGAAGATACTGCTCGGCAAGTGGATACTCAGCGAGGACTGTGCCCTAATCAAAGTGGAGAACTTTGACCTCGAACGCGGAAAGGATGAGTTCTTCCGCATGGTGGACAGCATAACCTCGACCCTCATCCACGACCCCGTGATAAGGACGATGAGGGAGCAGTACTGAGGGGATGTTTTTAATTTTTAACTTTCCTAAGCTTTTTAATCCCTCACCTAAGACGAGTGGTTTGTAGAAAAAGAGTGAAGGAAATATTGAAAAGCTGACTCACAGCGGCTCGTAGTAGCCTATCTCCGGTTCGTAGATTTCTCCCTCAGCTAAGAGCTTGGTTATGGCCTCTTCGATGAGCTCCTCGTCGAACTCCTTGGAGAGCTTCTTAACGATGAACTTGTGCGAGAGGGCCTTCTTCTTTTCGTTCAGCAGGTCGAGGACAGCCTTCTTGGCCTTCTCCAGCTCCGGGCTCTCTTCTGCCTTCTCCTCTAGTTCCTCCACTTCCTCCTCGAAGAGCTCCTCCT
Coding sequences within:
- a CDS encoding DUF434 domain-containing protein, coding for MLPDAYFDLKYLLNRGYRKKSALDFVANHYRLTLDERHLLARCVFSNGWILEVKEKLLRPEELAGNVLAIDGFNVLITLESLLEGKAILCEDGLVRDLKYQGKYGLSERTPNLLGEIANVLKELKVGDAVFFYGKNVPKSGEIRKLTEEKLVESGLSGEIKLVKNPDSKLKAFEVVATADVGIISKVPHVFDLARYVGEKLGKVPVSFQQLLRER
- a CDS encoding HD domain-containing protein encodes the protein MYTEEDLLKEIKELMEDDELYQMYERAFREHIYYFETANYIVLNIYQFNDHGPIHVLLTTRRALELLRIIKKFGIETTAEKLGKSFRWSKFIVAFGALFHDLGNMIHRINHYEFSVFLAEPIIDRLAKEFEKDDWLLLKALTLNAIYTHDEHVPCTTIEGSLVTIADGCDMEAGRSRLVHKKDRVDIHAVSALAIESVEIKEGNEEQPILIEIRMKHLAGVFQVDEILTKKVKSSVLGRKVRIRIHAGEEVMEKVI
- a CDS encoding PIN domain-containing protein, yielding MRREWLVIPDTNFLLVPGQFGVDIISELNRVLDIKFRIVIPNVVLQELDVIERKSRGKDLMAIRMAKKLVERFETVDIGRFGERMIDDQIFDFALNNERVVVCTNDKGLKKRLRARGIPVVYLRSKKILELEGMLE
- the eif2g gene encoding translation initiation factor IF-2 subunit gamma is translated as MAKKKEFRQAEVNIGMVGHVDHGKTTLTKALTGIWTDTHSEELRRGITIKIGFADAEIRKCPSCSRYSNSPVCPYCGAETDFERRVSFIDAPGHEALMTTMLAGASLMDGAVLVIAANEGVMPQTREHLMALQIVGNKNIVIALNKIELVDREKVIQRYHEIKEFVKGTVAEDAPIIPISALHGANVDVLLAAIEEFIPTPEHDPNKPPKMLVLRSFDVNKPGTKPEKLVGGVIGGSIVQGKLKVGDEIEIRPGVPYEEHGRIKYEPITTEIVSLQAGGRFVEEAYPGGLVGVGTKLDPFLTKGDLMAGNVVGKPGKLPPVWDELRLEVHLLERVVGTEEELKVEPIKRREVLLLNVGTARTMGLVTGLGKDEVELKLQIPICAEVGDRVAISRQVGSRWRLIGYGFIKE
- a CDS encoding 30S ribosomal protein S6e encodes the protein MATFKLVISNPKNGIARQVEISGEEAEKLIGKRIGEELSAKELGLNLTEIFGEEIPADAKLKITGGTDKDGFPMRPDVHGPRRVKILVSRGPGFRPKEKGERRKKTVRGNTISPEIVQINMKLVF
- a CDS encoding preprotein translocase subunit Sec61beta is translated as MAKEKATLPPTGAGLMRFFDEDTKAVKISPRGVIALTLILVAMELLLHAFGTQIFG
- the engB gene encoding GTP-binding protein EngB, which translates into the protein MIIFVGRSNVGKSTLIFRLTGKLVRRGKRPGVTRKPVEVNWRNRRVIDMPGFGFMSGLPKARQERIKDEIVHFIEDNADEIELAVLVIDGKSALEIIERWEKRGEIPIDVEFFQFLRELGIPTIVAVNKIDKVKNLQATMNRLVEKFGLSGTWNDHRETFVPISAKFGKNLEELRRLMEKKLQEGKKKEKEPSEDFENDMGDGLLDAVE
- a CDS encoding Lrp/AsnC family transcriptional regulator produces the protein MEEKPTLTPRQIRLLRKFYDEGKTIEVHTVEKTQDELAGELGITRQALSNHLKILKELGYIRTGRGFIDLTDKALDLLGERKGDVFVFVRIEPTKRKHVYEEIKKLRIKKIYRVTGDIDLIIEADKTRLDEILEEIASLDGVKETITHIVLEVL
- a CDS encoding Clp1/GlmU family protein, yielding MNKATYTEDVPEDRFELLERIASEDKPLKVMLIGGTDSGKTTLLTFLANGLLELGFRVAVIDSDVGQKGILPPATLSLAFPEERFKSLGDLRGVAHYFIGTTSPGQYAGEMAVGVRRLTDIAINEADVVLIDTTGFVTGPGLEMKRLKVELIKPELTLLLERTDELSHLRKVLAPYTEIIDLSVSQKAREHSQEERREVRKEKWKTYFSNGELIEVDLKKIAPTGTEMFLGRPLTSEEKDLLAALFKWLVIAGWKNERYTVVKADMESFPRHYSKSVIHTVDFEKLSNLLVGFIDGDGLCLGVGIFKWVNFSEMKAQVLTPLTPEELEKALELRFGRIRVIETGEELGLLQRKEL
- a CDS encoding geranylgeranylglycerol-phosphate geranylgeranyltransferase, which codes for MELKAFVEITRPHNCVLAGIVGLLGSIVAVGHFPDLKTSLLVFLVVTLGCAGGNTINDYFDYEIDKVNRPDRPLPRGAMDRKTALWYAMLLFAVGMALAYMINRYAFILAVIAYVTMCLYAWKLKPLPFIGNLVVAGLTGATPLYGAVAVEHFGLAGYLAICAFLVNVAREVIKDIEDVEGDLVKGAKTLPIIWGKKKAAYVGSFFALLTVIASFLPVKAGVGIGYYAMVPVDVIILYAAYLILKSQEREMARKSQKLLKMSIFLAVMAFLIAAIV
- a CDS encoding ribonucleoside-triphosphate reductase, giving the protein MEFRDEIIKNLEGEGLWTVITFKTPYGPGVTMEKLSSVVEDAGWKVTFKANWWTADIPYGIIRMDLEREGKEKILLGKWILSEDCALIKVENFDLERGKDEFFRMVDSITSTLIHDPVIRTMREQY